The sequence TACCCTTATCAAGAAGatagtacctactagtatTAGACTACGCGATACCGCTAGCAAAGGCCGAGGCCGCGTAACGGGGCTGCATTGGCTACAAGAAAGATGAAACGAAGCCGCTGGCTATTTCTATTTCCTTAGTGACTGGCAAAAAAGTTCGAGCCAGTTAGTCCATGGCATCAGCCATACCATTGGCCTCACGACTGAGCATCAGCTTTCCAATCTCATGCTTTCTtcgctgtttttttttttttttttttttttacacccCTCTCTACCTCTATCGACTAAGCTGAGAAATCAAGTGAACAAAGAGCCAGCATTTCGGCTGCAACGGCGGCTAAACGGCCCCCCGTCGCTGGGATTAATCCGCATATTGTGAAATCCGGAAGCCACccgggagggggggggggggcgaaGCGGGATCTTCCAACCAGGTCACACGCTGGACACGGCGTGACGACAAAAGCCCTATTTGCGTGTGATGATGGGGAGATTtgggagaagaaacaaagaagaagaagaagaagacaaaaagatGATCGATATTGCTCCGAGGACCGTCGGCTTGCTGCAACTCCGGGGGGACACACTAAGTAGCGGGTTTTGATTCTAGAATAgagtgaagaaaaaagcaatagtaCTAAAGTGGTGACACACATTTATGGAGTAGAGCGAGGCTTGGCTGGTGCTGGATTTTGGGGCGTGTGAGCAAAGATTAGGTAATGCCAACATCCTAGCAGGAAGCCTCGCATTTATTTGTGCATCTCAAGCTGAGAATCACAAAGATGTCTGCTGCATGCAAGATACAAGATACAAAAGACAAGATATAGCGTGTGtgtcaaaggaaaaaaaagagagaggattATGAGGCTATTTTGGGTGGTAAGTCCACCGTCAATTTGTCACACTCCGTGTCATTCATGGCGAGGCGGTGcaaccagcatcatcaatcaTCTGTCGGCTCAAGTGGTCCAAGCAGCGcaatggagaaggaaaggcGGTGATTCTCAGGCACCGCTACCCGGTCAGGTTATCCATGATGTCAGCggtgggagaaaaaaaagccgtcCAACGGCGAGAGATAGCATGTACTTGGGAGCCCAAACATCGTGATGGCCGTATTTTGCAGATAGATTAGTCGTGTTGCAGTACATGCAGGGATATTGTTCCTTGTTTCACTCCTttcagcatcttcttctcttctttcttttttctctcctttcatGTTAGCTGTGTCATGTTATATGCTGCGTACTCGCACTAATGTACGACTGATTGGACATGCTTGTATAATAATCCTCGCCCGCATGGGCCATTTCGACCTCGTTGCTCGTGCCTCAGCCGCAAATTTCAAATCAATGGTGTCCCTGACTCCCTACACGATCGCGGAAGACGGGAATCAAGAGATGGCCGAGCATGCATGAAGCCCAATGCCGACTTGACGCACGTCAAAAAAGTTGCCAGACTCGCCCTGCTTACCTGCTGCTAGTGAGCTGTTTTGTTCTCGTGCCTCGTTTTGTCGCGTCATCTATACCAGAACGCTGTCCCGACTCCAGTAGATGATAATAGTAGGCACATGTACGGTATTCGCATTCGCATCGCAAAGCTCATCCAATTCCAAATGCAACAACAATCAAGGCTGAGCATCACCAACTTGCTATTAGTGCGCGCTGTCGTCATCCATGCAAAGCGAATCCCTTCTGCAAGAGGCACTTTGCACCCGTTTTGCTTGCTGGAGAGGGTGTGCAGAGGAAACGGCCTCTGGGCATTAGCTCCGCATCGACATCGACGCTAAGAGTACAGTGCACAGTGGGGATTTGCACACTGTCGATACGCCCCTCAGTGGACTGATAAGAGGCTGATTGATGCTTGCGCGCGGACAAAGTCCCAGCGAGGCCCAGTCCAATCCAATGCActcgctctttttttttcgcggcTAACCGCTCGAGGCATCTGACGGCGGGAGGGTCTGGCGGAGCCGTGGCTGGTTCAGGATCAACCGTGGACGATGAAAAGGCCGTTTTCGCAGCGTGGAGAGAAACCCGGTGGATGTGAAATCCGGTGGTGCGTTTGGCATggaaagatgaaagaaagaacgCACTGCACTGCCTATCAAGATGCATTACGCCGAGTGAGACATGCAGACATGCCTTGGTACTGCGATTGAAATTGGAGTGCAGAGCACCAACACAACACATTGGCTGCACGGGCCATTCGGTATTTCCAGTAAATGGATTAGTTATATTGCCTACACAGACATGCTCGAGATGCTCCTACAAGGTGATGTGCAAgcgtgtacggagtactactgTAGTATTACTTGTAGGCCACTTTCAATCTATTTCGGAGGGCTCCGTGTCCGCCAACTGGCATCCAACACTGCACAGTCATGCCCCGGAGCAGGGGAGATCCGATGGACATTAGCGGGAAATCACACGCCAACAGCAGCTCGAGGCAGTGAAACGCGCAACAGAGGCGCAGAGATGCTGCAGTACGCCCGGTAGTGGCGGGATACTTGTCACTCGACCCCCAGAAACGAGCGCTTTTGGCGGGGGATTCCAGAGCGGGGGATACCTGCGCCAAGCCCAGCGATCAAGTCGTCGATTAACACTTTTAACCAGGGCTGTTTCTGCCATCTTGATCCGGGGCCGCCAGCATCCACCGCCCCTCTTTGACCGCCGCTCTCGTAGTGCGACATTTGAAGGGATCAGGAAGGGAAGCGACAAGAAGGAAACATAATTGACCGTTGGGACCCTCAATTTGTTTTATGTATGCATGAACGGAGTACATTCGCAAAAACCTCTGCGCCCTGGCAGCAAAACTCTCGCATCGTGTCCGATCTGGAAATCGCGCCTAGGCAGGAGGCGGCCTACCAGAGCAGAgcgctgctggccagccACAGATCGCCACCCGGGAATGGCACGAAGCCAAAAGCATCTTGGACCGTTCTCGACTAATGAACGAGCTGGGGCCGACAACCGGGGCAGGTATGCAGCTGGTATGGAATACTCAGCAGGAGAGCAGACGGGGCGACGCAAAATCGACCTATGAATTGTCAGAACAATGCATGTCTCATAGCTGGAGGGGCGTAATTCTGCCGAAGAATAAGACACGGCACGGGGTCTAGACGTgcattaaaaatagattttgaCGAGAAAATGCCCCCCCAGCGCACTGTAGCATACAGGCattctatctatctattcaACTGGCATATTCTTCGTTAGAGTCGGGTCCGGCGCCTCCAGCCCGCTGGTTTATCGCTTGGTGTCTACAGCACCGATGCCAAATGCCAATCACGGAAGAAAACGACCGCCTCTGCGTAACTGTCACGTAGTGCTGTAGGCAGATCCAGCCAAGCTTCTCCATACAGTCAGTACAGTGTCAACGGTAGCTCGTTGGGGGAAATCCCCAGTTCTGCAGCTTCCACAATACGCATCCATCACCCCGGATAACAAagtggaaaaggaagaaaaggccaagcATTCGCTTACAGCGCCGGATCTCTCTGCAACGCAACGCAGCCCACCGTCaccgaagccgaagccgtCGAACGGTGATCGGTGCCGTGCTCGGCGCGCCTTCTCGCAAAGAGGGGACGACCGGCGGCATTGGCAATGACATCAAAACAGCTGACGGCTTCAAAAAGCTCGGCGCCTTTCGAGGTCCACATCTCCACGGGCCCCAACGTGCGAGCAGCGAGTTTCTGCTAGGCAGAAGGGGTCAAAAAGACCGAGTGTGTTCCATTTTGAACGCCGAATGAGTCGCAGACGCAGATACGAACGGATAcgatttttcttcttctccttttttctttttttccttttatttctcACGTCGGGCCGGCTTATCGtatttgtgtgtgtgtggcaGCAGGCGGCTCGATCAGAGTTCCAGGAACGTGCGTAAGCAACTCTAATGTCAAAAGTAGATTGTCCGACATTTGAGCTGTACATACCAGTAAATACTACATGGAGGACCTGACGAGGaaaggaacaagaaaaaaaaccccgAATTGAACCAAGCTGGCGGTGGATTCTGCTACTATTTGCGGCCTTATTTTGAGACAATTGAAATTCATTGGGTTGCCTTGGTTTCAGCTAATAGCTCACCAAGCCATTTTGTCtctcttgttcctttttGGGAGAATTGTTCCAACACCCCCCCAAGCCGTAGCTGAAGTCGCGAACCACAACTCCATGGATTTGAATCTTCTACAGCGTCTACTATTCCCACTAGTCCTACTGCCACTACTTTTTTGCAAGTCTTGGGTATTTCGTAATTCACAGCTGAGGGCGCTGGATAACGAAACTGAGGTGTTAGAAACCAATTCCCCTTTTTTGaatgcttctttttgctttttttttttttcgcccctGCCGACGGCAGAGGCGCTACGGCTACGGAAACTGAGGCAGCGGCATCACGGTTTAGGCCAGCCTGACTCAGTAAGCGAGGAGAGAGGCGAAATTGGATTGAGTTTAATGCTTCAGCTGTATCTCGGCCTGGCTGAATCAGTGTTGCGTTGCGTTGCCTTTGAGATGCGTGGGTAGATTCGATGTCGTATTGGGCAGGATACCTACATGTGGCCGTATATGAACGCACATTGCACTTTAATTGTCCGATCAAACCGTCCCGCGTGCGCATATACCTAGTAGATAATTAAGAAGTACTACATACATGTGTACATACATAGAATTGCTGGTGATAATTGTCTCGCATACGATGTGCGTATCTTGTTCGTATTCCATTGCAGTATTGCAGCTTTGCGCAGCCTCATCCTTCTGCCAATTGGCATCTtctaggtacatgtattctgCTCAAATTCAACATCCCAAGTCACACCCCGGCACAACTGCAACGCCGACGGCGCATGCATACTGACTGACCTGCTGCCAAACAGGCTCGAATACGCTTCGCGCTACAGCGGCAATACGGCCCTGGAGACCAGCGCGTCGCAGCCACCAGAGGCCCGGCTCCACCCCCAGCGCCCTCTGAGCTGTGAGCGCTTCCCCCAGCGGGCCTGGTTAGCGCAAGCCCCCGTCCACAGCCATTGAGCACAGCGCAGCGACCGGCCCAGCACACAGTGCCCATTGCGTCGAGCGAGTGGCGCACCCCCCTCCTCCCAACGTCCATCCTGCTGTAATGGTGAGCAGTAAAAAGAGGGGAGGCCACTGGCGCCCCTGCTGCGGTGGTAGCGCTAGTTGCTTGTAGCAGCTAGTTACTAGTAGTGCTAAGGCAGCTAAGCTGGGCTGGCAGTGGTCGTTAGCAGCGGGTTCAAGCCGCTCTCCTGGTGCCCCGTCGTCCAACTCGGTATCCCGTACCTCGCGGCCGCGCCGACTCAGACGCTGCGCGCAGGTACACACGACCCGTCGCGGCCAAGGCCCGGGTTCCTGATGTGAATGGAATGGGTCCCGTCGCTCGCTCTCACTCACTTTACGAATCGCTGTTCCAATCGCCCgccctctttttcttaaagTCGCTccacctgctgctgcactccGCAGTTTCGAATCCATTTGATGCTCCCgggtctctctttttttcacttGGTACTGCTAGTTCATCTTTCCTGCTTCCTCCCTCCCGCGCGTGTCGTAAGCCGCGCAATTAACCCTTGAGACGCCCGTTCCCTTGAGCGTCTGTAGCTGTCGATTCGCAGGGAGGATCGAGTGCttattcttctctcgccTCGCCATTCATAAATCCTCCCGCTTGCAGGCGACACAAAGGCGACATATAAAGAATCCAGAATAGAAACAAGCAATCAGGCAAAGGGACAAACGACtccaacaaaaaaagagcgcTCCAACTTCAGCCTTGCATGGTGCACCCCCTCAGCGCTCCGACGACTCCGAGCCTTTGCAACGCTCTGGAAATAGAGAGCCCGACCACCGTCGCACGATCCATGCTGTCTGTGTCTCGGCACGtgtaaaaacaaaaaaaaaaaacaaaccaaGGCCTCGAATCCATCGCTGTTCGTTCTGCAAATAACCAGCCATGGCTGTCATTGACCAGGTTCTCGGCGAGGTCGCCCATATTGTCGTGAGGGCTGCGACGACCACAACGCATTCTGCGACGGCCACGTCGTCAGACGTCACCAGTCCGCAGACGGCCATTCCCTCCAACACAAATAGCtcaaacaacaacaacaagagcAGCGGCTCCAGCTCGCCGCTACTCTTCTTTGTCGCTTTGGGCTTTGGCGTAGTCTTTACAAACCTCTGGTAAGCATTGACGTTTTTGCTGTCTTGGCATACGTATGCCCATTTGCACGCACTCACATACACGTGcatatctctctctcaattGATTGTCTTCTCTCCCCCAATTCTCGTCTCCTCGTCTAACACACGTGGCAGGATCATCGTTGGCGTCAAGTACTGCTTCAGGTACAACGCTCGCAATCGAGCTCGAAACATGACCAACGAAGATGGTGAACCCATCACTCTCGAAAACATGCCTCGGCCTCACCGAAGAAGGCGTGAGAAGAAGCTTATGACCATGGACGAGGTCAATGACAAATTCCCCATGATGAAGTACAAGACCTGGGTTTCGGAGCGCGCTCGAGATGGACTACCTACTGCCGGAGGTGTAGGAACGCCTAGTCGCCCAAACAGCATTCATCAGGTTGACCTGGCAGTCCCGGAGGTTGCCAAGAAAGAGCGCACGTCAACCGAGGTCCGGGCAGTCGACGATATCGCATCACCAGTCGCATCTCCGGCCACCGAGGCCGAATCAGTCATTGTTGAAAACGTAACCAAGGATGatgagaacaagaaggaTAAGAAAGACAACAAAGACACTGCTGCCCCTGTCGGCGAAACCTCTGAGGAGGACGGACCCGTGATGCCTCATGACCCCTTGAAACGAACGTCtagcgaggaggaagatgaagaagacgacgaagatgatgatgagcacATCACAGCCGCCGTTCCTCCCGAACTCCTCAACACATCCGGCGATACCTGCGCCATATGTATCGACACCctcgaagacgacgatgatgtcCGCGGATTGACATGCGGCCACACCTTCCATGCCGTCTGCGTCGATCCTTGGCTGACTAGCCGTCGCGCATGCTGCCCGCTGTGCAAGGCCGATTACTACGTCCCGAAGCCCAGACCCAACCCAGAGAATGATCCTGCTACCGCCAGCAATGCCAACCTGGACCCACACCAGAATTCTCGCATGAACTTGCCTGCGAGCCTGACAGCGGCCTTCTTCCGATCCTCGGGCGGCCGCTCTCGTAATAACCGCAACCGCAACAGCAACCGAAGCAGTAACCGCAATAGCAACCGCAATAATGGCCGtagcaataacaacaacTCGAGCACCCGGCCTTCTGTGTTCCAGTTCCCAATACGGAGAAGGGTTCAGTCTACGGCGATAGAAACCAGAATAGCACACCAGCAAAACCAGACTACTGAGACCGCTCAGCCAGCTGCTCAGGGTACCCTGCTTTCCTCTGTTCGACACGCTTTCCGCTTCGGACGGTCGACCGAAGCGCCCTCAACAACAAATGCGGCACCGGCAGTGACCCCGTCGCAGCTAGAGGCAGGCACGCAACCGCCCGCCACCTCTACGTAAATAGACTTGTTGCGTCTTTGTATTTGGCGTTTGttgttgttcttttttgggtTTCATCTTCACCTGATTTATCTGCTCTCAGTCTGGTTACTTTCATTTTTGAGCCTGCCCCTCTCAAGGCAGCGATGGCATTCTCTCTCTACCAACATATGTGTTGAACACACCCGTCATGAAAGACTTATATAGTCACATACACCACCGTCTCGGAATTTATCTCGCATTATGAAAGCATCTGTGGAGGTTTCATTCCtcgtttttctctttatgTTGTTAACCGTTCAAACGACAAAGTACACCACTTTTCAAGTGGACCATCACGTATATATGAATTCTTTGAATGGGGAAACAACAAAGGTAAGGTAtcattttttgtttttttctttattttttcctcttttttaaaaatatggTAGCCTCTTTTGGGAAATATGGTGAATCAGGGCGATgatggcttttcttttttgtatttttgtaTGAAAGGAGATGGGTTcctgttcttttcttttttctaatGTATGCATGggtttttgctttttatgtTAGCCTGCATTGGGACAGGAAAATTCTCGATTTTTACACTTTGGGAGCTCCCAGCGTTAGGTGAAGACGGAGGATGGTATGGGAAATATCAGCGGCGGAGTTGGGTGGCTATAGTGGCATTCTCTTTTGGTAGCTCGGCTCGATGTTATCAATATACAGGATCGGTGAAGAAGACATAACCGTTTGGAACTGAAGCGTGTAACTGGGTTGTGATTGAAaaacatgtacatgtatgatGTGATGTAAACCGTCTAGATTTTAAAACGCCCTCTTAAAGACTGTTTGTCTATGATCTGCATAATCATACTTTCCTAATTGCAAGCCATTACATATGCAAAACTTCGCTCTGTCCAAAAATGCCCCGTCTCCAAAACGCTCTTTATAAGAAAGACCCCTTCTGAAACCTCCCCCCAAAGTTGGCACTCTTGTTAATCAGCTCCTTTCTCTGCGTCGCCGTGATCCGCCCCCCAACCGCCATATCCTTCTCCCTATCAAACGCCCTCTTGCTCGggtcatcctcttcatcctccggCCTCGCCGccccagccttcttcttcttctcccccgcGCCCTGATGTTCCTCCAGAAGCGTCTTCCCGCGCCGAGCCTGGATATCCGCCGCGAGGGCCTCGTCGcgcagctgcttcttgcgCTGCAGCTCCGACGCGCCGCCGCCTGCTTCGGCGGAAGAAGACGCGGAGGAGGTTCGGCCGAGGACGGAGTCCTGCAGGCGCTTGAGCTTTTCCTCGGGCGTCTCGGTCCATATTGAGGGAGCGCCGggggctgaagctgaagaagatgctgctgacGGTTTGGAGGCGAATTTGCGGGCGCGGATCTTTGTTGTGTCGCGCTCGGAAAAGGTTGAtgaggagggagggggggcgaGCATCCATTCGTCTCGCTTGGGGGCGGCGTCGAGGTCTGAAGGAGGGAGGGATGGGCCGATTTGGCGGGCGCGAGGAGCTGAGGcggaggggagggagggaccaaagtcgtcgtcgtcgtcgtcgtctgaaGAATCAGAGTCTGGATCTGGGTTGGGAGGATTtgaagcggcggcggctgcggctggagGAGGTTGTGGGAGAGGATCGGAGTCCGAGTCGGAGAGATTGATCTCGTCCTCGTTGTttgcggctgcggcgaggTGTGGTGGAAGAGATGGCCCTACGCTTCGGGGAGCGGGCGCTGCTGGGAGAGTGGATGGCCTAGGTGGCCCGTAATCGTCTTCTGAATCTGAGCTGGAGCCATTGATGTCTATCTCGTCTTGGTTTTGTGGAGGTTGCGCTGTGTTATCATCGCGACGAGGGTGCTTGTTTGACGGGCATGTGGATTCGTCGacattgtcgtcgtcgtcatgcTTCCTCTTTGTGAGATGAGGTGGGAGTTGGGGGCCTATGGACGACATTGTATCGTTGTTCGATTTGCCCTCTTCCCTATTTAGATTGTATTGAAGTTGAAGGGAAAGATTTTGGTAGGTTCAAGAGGTGTGGGTGTAGGAGTTTGGGAAAGGCTTGTAGTTCTAGCTAGCTAAAAGAACGATGTCATATCGGTGGAGGACGGGATTTGCGCGGCGCGTCTGATTGGTCCCGGCGGGGTGCAGCCTATGTAACATCTATCAAGTCCAGGCACATACTTTGAACGATCCAGATAACTTCACAGTAGAGTAAtgaagtttatatttttgttttgtatttttaCTCATGTATCATACGCATTGAATTATAACATCAACCTTATGGAGGCTCATGGTACTTGATCTGATAGGCACGACACCTTGATGAGCATTAGCATCACTAACACCATGTCATTCGGATGTAACAAATGCGCATGGTCAAAAGAATTGCTAATGCCATGAATATGCATCACCCGCTGTCACTATTTGTCTAGccccgctcttcttcttaagaTTCTGTCTCCTTGtcagcctccttctcttcctcaaccTCTCTTTCGGCTCTCCTTGTCTTGACCCAGGAGCCCAACTGGTTCCATACGGCCTGTTTTTCGGCTGGCGACATGGAAGCTGCAAGGCCACTCGTACTCGTCGCAACAAATACCTTTGCTCCCGCCCACTCGCCCTTGATGACGCCCATATTCTCAGACTCGTCTTGCCATCCGTACTTGAAGGCCTTGCCTACGGGAGACCCGTGGCGTACGCGCCAGATGCTCTCCCAAATGCTCTTGCCAACGACACACATGCTCTCTGGTCGCCACTTGCGGGCCTTGTCTTCCAAGATGGAGACAccatcatccatctcctGTTTACTTAGCTCGGCGCCGTTCCGACTGGGCCGAGCGACGATATTGGTCAGCCCAAGGCTGTATCGCTCCGGCATCTGCCTGTCCTCATCGGCACGGCACGGCACGGGCGTCACGCCGCTCGAGTAGAGGAGCTTCCAAAATAGATTGGATGGGTGTGCATAAGCATGACCTTTCCGCGCAGTCTCTATACCGGGGTTCAGCCCGATGAAAAATACCAGGAGATTGGGCGCGACGGCATCAGGTAGCTCTGGTAAGTGGGCATAGGTTGAAGGTGGAGCATAGCCAGATTTGGGACGATTCCGCTGTTTCTTCTGtggggatgaagatgacgaatcTGGAGTTTCTGTCTGACGCCTCCTCTTggatgatggaggaggattCGTCACACTTGTCactgaggatgacgatggtgattcagacgcagcagcaaaccGAGGACTCCTCCGTATAGGCTGTTGAGGGGCGCTGTACATGAAGTCTTTCAACTGCAAGCGTCCCTCAAATGTTGCAGTCTCGCCCGAATTTGAAACCTCAGCTTTCGGCTCCATGTCGGAATCACCGATCATATCACTCGGTCAATAGGCTGGTGTAACACGTGGAAGGGCGTGAAGGCGTGAAGGCGTGTATAAGCTGAGGTCTACTCTGTGCCAAATTTGACGCTGACAATGCTTATTAAACGGGggttttcttcttgtatG comes from Trichoderma asperellum chromosome 3, complete sequence and encodes:
- a CDS encoding uncharacterized protein (EggNog:ENOG41) yields the protein MSSIGPQLPPHLTKRKHDDDDNVDESTCPSNKHPRRDDNTAQPPQNQDEIDINGSSSDSEDDYGPPRPSTLPAAPAPRSVGPSLPPHLAAAANNEDEINLSDSDSDPLPQPPPAAAAAASNPPNPDPDSDSSDDDDDDDFGPSLPSASAPRARQIGPSLPPSDLDAAPKRDEWMLAPPPSSSTFSERDTTKIRARKFASKPSAASSSASAPGAPSIWTETPEEKLKRLQDSVLGRTSSASSSAEAGGGASELQRKKQLRDEALAADIQARRGKTLLEEHQGAGEKKKKAGAARPEDEEDDPSKRAFDREKDMAVGGRITATQRKELINKSANFGGRFQKGSFL
- a CDS encoding uncharacterized protein (EggNog:ENOG41~TransMembrane:1 (o60-85i)) produces the protein MAVIDQVLGEVAHIVVRAATTTTHSATATSSDVTSPQTAIPSNTNSSNNNNKSSGSSSPLLFFVALGFGVVFTNLWIIVGVKYCFRYNARNRARNMTNEDGEPITLENMPRPHRRRREKKLMTMDEVNDKFPMMKYKTWVSERARDGLPTAGGVGTPSRPNSIHQVDLAVPEVAKKERTSTEVRAVDDIASPVASPATEAESVIVENVTKDDENKKDKKDNKDTAAPVGETSEEDGPVMPHDPLKRTSSEEEDEEDDEDDDEHITAAVPPELLNTSGDTCAICIDTLEDDDDVRGLTCGHTFHAVCVDPWLTSRRACCPLCKADYYVPKPRPNPENDPATASNANLDPHQNSRMNLPASLTAAFFRSSGGRSRNNRNRNSNRSSNRNSNRNNGRSNNNNSSTRPSVFQFPIRRRVQSTAIETRIAHQQNQTTETAQPAAQGTLLSSVRHAFRFGRSTEAPSTTNAAPAVTPSQLEAGTQPPATST